A window of Bradyrhizobium sp. AZCC 1610 contains these coding sequences:
- the rplJ gene encoding 50S ribosomal protein L10, whose product MERAAKKDAVEALNEVFRTTSVAVVAHYSGLTVAQMQKLRMQMKQAGASVKVSKNRLAKIALEGTDVVAIGSLLKGPTVIATSNDPVTAPKVAIEFAKTNEKFVILGGSMGKTVLDVNGVKALASLPSLDELRGKLVGLLVAPATKIAQLSTAPAAKLARVVQAYASKSEAA is encoded by the coding sequence GTGGAAAGAGCGGCAAAAAAGGACGCGGTTGAGGCGCTGAACGAGGTCTTCAGGACCACCAGTGTCGCAGTCGTCGCCCACTATTCCGGCCTCACCGTGGCCCAGATGCAGAAGCTGCGCATGCAGATGAAGCAGGCGGGTGCGTCGGTGAAGGTCTCGAAGAACCGTCTCGCCAAAATTGCTCTTGAAGGCACGGATGTCGTTGCCATCGGCTCCCTGCTGAAGGGACCGACCGTGATCGCGACTTCAAACGATCCGGTAACGGCGCCGAAGGTTGCCATCGAATTTGCCAAGACGAACGAAAAGTTCGTCATTCTCGGCGGCTCGATGGGTAAAACCGTCCTGGATGTGAACGGTGTGAAGGCGCTTGCCTCGCTGCCGTCACTCGACGAACTGCGCGGAAAGCTTGTCGGCCTCCTGGTGGCGCCGGCGACCAAGATCGCTCAGCTCTCGACAGCGCCCGCGGCCAAGCTCGCGCGTGTCGTCCAGGCCTATGCCTCAAAGAGCGAAGCGGCCTGA
- a CDS encoding sigma-70 family RNA polymerase sigma factor, translating to MSSNRPHDNDPLAPHRRRLLGLAYRMLGSRSDAEDVVQDAYLRFAGAQDVHNAEAFLVTVVTRLCLDRLKSAKVQREVYVGPWLPEPVFDAEGLSADAATELADDLSFALLLALDRLSPLERAAFLLHDVFDTPFPEIAAMLDRTEAACRQLASRARRAVRDNRPAPAKAPDNHARLLQVFSEAVASGNVAQLAELLRADAVALTDGGGRKTAARNPIIGAEKVARFFIGIAAKNAGHEIRIEPAMINGAVGALLYLDNELDHTISMAIDGEKIAAIYIVRNPDKLRHLPAAGMH from the coding sequence ATGTCGTCAAACAGGCCGCATGACAACGACCCGCTGGCGCCCCATCGCCGGCGCCTGCTCGGGCTCGCTTATCGCATGCTCGGCAGCCGTAGCGACGCGGAAGACGTGGTGCAGGATGCCTACCTCCGCTTTGCCGGCGCGCAGGACGTGCACAACGCGGAGGCGTTTCTCGTCACCGTCGTGACCCGGCTTTGTCTCGATCGCCTGAAGAGCGCGAAAGTGCAGCGGGAAGTCTATGTCGGGCCGTGGCTCCCCGAGCCGGTGTTCGACGCAGAGGGGCTGTCGGCCGATGCCGCCACCGAACTCGCCGACGATCTCTCGTTCGCCTTGTTGCTGGCGCTCGACCGGCTATCGCCGCTGGAACGCGCGGCCTTCCTGCTTCACGACGTCTTTGACACGCCGTTCCCCGAAATCGCCGCCATGCTCGACCGCACCGAGGCGGCTTGCCGGCAACTGGCCTCGCGAGCCCGCCGCGCAGTACGCGACAATCGGCCGGCGCCTGCAAAAGCGCCGGACAATCACGCCCGCCTGTTGCAGGTATTCAGCGAAGCGGTAGCCAGCGGCAACGTCGCGCAGCTCGCCGAACTTCTGCGCGCGGATGCGGTGGCACTCACCGACGGCGGCGGCCGCAAGACCGCCGCGCGCAATCCGATCATCGGCGCTGAAAAGGTCGCGCGCTTCTTCATCGGGATTGCCGCCAAGAACGCCGGCCACGAAATCCGCATCGAGCCCGCCATGATCAACGGCGCGGTCGGCGCCCTGCTTTATCTGGACAACGAGCTCGATCACACCATAAGCATGGCCATCGATGGCGAGAAAATCGCCGCCATCTATATCGTCCGCAATCCCGACAAGCTGCGGCACCTGCCGGCTGCCGGGATGCACTGA
- a CDS encoding 2-hydroxyacid dehydrogenase → MPEKVLIYSRFPKAQMERFGERYELLNAAGKPPNEVFSAEQLADIRAMITAGGTPLGAGAMDMLPKLGAIVCYGTGYDGVDLAAAAKRNIAVGHSPGANAASVADIAVTLMLATTRRLLVADDYVRGGSWAAAKPSPMMRPQAGMLGRRIGVYGMGEIGRKIAARVAAFETEVGYFSRSKHDVPYQYFPTLDALAEWCSVLMIAVRAGANTNHVVDANILKKLGKDGYVINISRGSVIDQQALVAALTDQTIAGAGLDVYAKEPHAPDTLTALPNVVLSPHIGGHTLESHVAMRDCVLANLDAFFAGKPLPYAVPIG, encoded by the coding sequence ATGCCCGAGAAAGTCCTGATCTATTCGCGTTTTCCAAAGGCCCAGATGGAGCGTTTCGGCGAGCGCTACGAGTTGCTCAACGCAGCTGGCAAGCCGCCCAACGAAGTGTTTTCTGCCGAACAGCTCGCGGACATTCGCGCGATGATCACGGCCGGCGGCACGCCGCTCGGCGCTGGCGCAATGGACATGCTGCCCAAGCTCGGCGCCATCGTCTGCTACGGCACCGGCTACGACGGCGTCGATCTGGCTGCGGCGGCGAAACGCAACATCGCGGTCGGTCACAGTCCGGGGGCGAATGCGGCGTCGGTCGCCGACATCGCGGTTACTTTGATGCTGGCGACCACACGGCGACTGCTCGTGGCGGACGATTACGTGCGAGGCGGGAGCTGGGCGGCTGCAAAACCTTCGCCGATGATGCGCCCGCAGGCCGGCATGCTCGGCCGCAGGATAGGCGTCTACGGCATGGGCGAGATCGGCCGCAAGATCGCGGCGCGCGTCGCCGCCTTCGAGACCGAGGTCGGCTATTTCAGCCGCAGCAAGCACGACGTTCCCTATCAATATTTTCCGACGCTCGATGCGCTGGCCGAATGGTGCAGCGTCCTGATGATCGCGGTGCGGGCCGGAGCGAATACCAACCACGTCGTCGATGCCAATATCCTGAAGAAGCTCGGCAAGGATGGTTACGTCATCAACATCTCGCGCGGCTCGGTGATCGACCAGCAGGCTTTGGTCGCGGCGCTGACCGACCAGACCATCGCCGGCGCCGGACTTGATGTGTACGCGAAAGAGCCGCATGCGCCGGATACCTTGACGGCGCTGCCCAATGTCGTGCTCTCGCCGCATATCGGCGGCCATACGCTGGAATCGCATGTCGCGATGCGGGACTGCGTGCTGGCCAATCTCGACGCGTTCTTTGCCGGCAAGCCGCTGCCTTACGCGGTGCCGATCGGCTGA
- the rplA gene encoding 50S ribosomal protein L1 — translation MAIGKRLKKAREGVDREKLYPLADAIKMVKERAKSKFDETIEIAINLGVDPRHADQMVRGVVTLPNGTGRTLRVGVFARGAKAEEAKAAGADVVGAEDLVEKVQGGTIDFDRCIATPDMMPLVGRLGKVLGPRGMMPNPKIGTVTMDVATAVKGAKGGSVEFRVEKAGIVQAGIGKASFSEENLVQNVKALADAVAKAKPAGAKGTYIQRVAVSSTMGPGVKVEPGTLLG, via the coding sequence ATGGCAATCGGAAAACGTTTGAAGAAGGCCCGCGAGGGTGTCGACCGCGAGAAGCTCTACCCGCTCGCGGATGCCATCAAGATGGTCAAGGAACGCGCCAAGTCGAAGTTCGACGAGACGATCGAGATCGCGATCAACCTCGGCGTCGACCCGCGTCACGCCGACCAGATGGTTCGTGGCGTCGTCACTCTGCCGAACGGCACCGGCCGCACGTTGCGTGTCGGCGTGTTCGCGCGCGGTGCGAAAGCTGAAGAAGCCAAGGCGGCGGGAGCTGACGTCGTCGGCGCCGAAGACCTGGTCGAGAAGGTGCAGGGTGGCACGATCGACTTCGATCGCTGTATCGCAACCCCCGACATGATGCCGCTGGTCGGCCGCCTCGGTAAGGTGCTCGGCCCGCGCGGCATGATGCCGAACCCGAAGATCGGTACGGTGACGATGGACGTCGCCACCGCCGTGAAGGGCGCCAAGGGCGGCTCGGTCGAATTCCGCGTCGAGAAGGCCGGCATCGTGCAGGCCGGTATCGGCAAGGCGTCGTTCTCCGAAGAGAACCTGGTGCAGAACGTCAAGGCGCTGGCGGATGCGGTCGCCAAGGCGAAACCTGCCGGCGCCAAGGGCACCTACATCCAGCGCGTGGCGGTCTCCTCCACCATGGGCCCGGGCGTCAAGGTCGAGCCGGGCACGCTGCTCGGCTAG
- the rplK gene encoding 50S ribosomal protein L11 → MAKKVTGYLKLQVPAGAANPSPPIGPALGQRGLNIMEFCKAFNAQTQKEEKNTPIPVVITIYADRSFTFEMKTPPMSFFLKQAAKIQSGSKAPGRDTAGQVTQAQVREIAEKKMKDLNCDSIESAMKMVEGSARSMGLEVAG, encoded by the coding sequence ATGGCAAAGAAAGTGACCGGATACCTGAAATTGCAGGTGCCGGCCGGTGCGGCGAATCCTTCGCCCCCGATCGGTCCCGCGCTTGGTCAGCGCGGTCTCAACATCATGGAATTCTGCAAGGCGTTCAACGCGCAGACGCAGAAGGAAGAAAAGAACACCCCGATTCCGGTGGTGATCACGATTTACGCCGATCGTTCGTTCACCTTCGAGATGAAGACCCCTCCGATGTCGTTCTTCCTCAAGCAGGCCGCCAAGATCCAGTCCGGTTCGAAAGCTCCGGGTCGCGACACGGCCGGCCAGGTGACCCAAGCGCAGGTGCGCGAGATCGCCGAGAAGAAGATGAAGGATCTCAATTGCGATTCCATCGAGTCGGCCATGAAGATGGTCGAGGGCTCCGCCCGTTCGATGGGTCTTGAAGTTGCGGGGTAA
- the nusG gene encoding transcription termination/antitermination protein NusG: MDKRWYIVHAYSNFEKKVSESIREQAKQRGLEDLFEQVLVPTEKVTEVRRGRKIDAERKFFPGYVLVKMKLTDEAFHLIKNTPKVTGFLGAENKPMPISESEAMRILHQVQEGVERPKASVSFEIGENVRVADGPFASFSGVVEEIDEARSRVKVAVSIFGRATPVELEFGQVEKV; the protein is encoded by the coding sequence ATGGACAAGCGCTGGTATATCGTTCACGCCTATTCGAATTTCGAGAAGAAGGTCTCGGAATCGATCCGGGAGCAGGCGAAGCAGCGCGGGCTTGAGGATCTGTTCGAGCAGGTGCTGGTGCCGACCGAAAAGGTCACCGAAGTACGCCGCGGCCGCAAGATCGACGCCGAGCGCAAGTTCTTCCCGGGCTACGTGCTGGTGAAGATGAAGCTGACCGACGAGGCGTTTCACCTGATCAAGAACACGCCCAAGGTCACCGGCTTCCTCGGCGCCGAAAACAAGCCGATGCCGATCTCCGAATCCGAGGCGATGCGGATCCTGCACCAGGTGCAGGAAGGCGTCGAACGTCCGAAGGCGTCGGTGTCGTTTGAAATCGGCGAGAACGTCCGCGTGGCCGATGGGCCGTTCGCGTCGTTCTCCGGCGTGGTTGAAGAAATTGACGAGGCGCGTTCGCGCGTGAAGGTCGCGGTGTCGATCTTCGGCCGCGCCACGCCCGTCGAACTGGAATTCGGTCAGGTCGAGAAGGTCTGA
- the secE gene encoding preprotein translocase subunit SecE, with the protein MAFSPFKFLQEVRSETAKVTWPTRRETTITTIMVFVMVALASIFFFMSDLVIRFVVTFLLGVH; encoded by the coding sequence ATGGCTTTCAGCCCGTTCAAATTCCTGCAGGAAGTGCGCTCGGAGACCGCCAAGGTCACCTGGCCGACGCGCCGCGAGACGACGATCACCACAATCATGGTGTTCGTGATGGTTGCACTGGCGTCGATCTTCTTTTTCATGTCGGATCTGGTCATCCGCTTCGTTGTCACTTTCCTGCTGGGCGTCCACTGA
- a CDS encoding serine hydrolase domain-containing protein encodes MNAQTAARPTSAPQIPPLPNAKPETIGLSSVRLQRMSDAFRREVDKGTLPGATVMVARRGQIGWFDAIGRQNPAAATPMAHDSIFRIFSMTKPIVSVGIMMLVEDGHFILGDPVAKFIPEFAEQKVGVDNNGKLDLVPARRQMTVQDLLRHTSGLTYDHTGNGLVQQLYQQSRLRSRKITNAEHATMLAGMPLICQPGAQWNYSRSTDVLGRIIEVVSGKSLGAFLTERILAPLQMTETAFHTGEANAGRLAEPFPTDPWNGDNVQLFNMLEKPVMESGGGGMVSTTMDYARFCQMLLNGGALDGNRIIGRKTLELMVSDHLSAGVKVDSPLMPPGHGFGLGFAVRTHRGIAPFPGSLGQFFWSGMAGTFFFIDPAEELFTVFMMQGPGQREYIRNMLRGLVYAAVE; translated from the coding sequence ATGAACGCGCAGACCGCCGCCCGGCCAACATCCGCCCCCCAGATCCCTCCTCTCCCCAACGCCAAGCCGGAAACCATCGGGCTCTCGAGCGTCCGCCTGCAGCGGATGTCGGATGCCTTCAGGCGCGAGGTCGACAAGGGAACCCTCCCCGGGGCCACGGTCATGGTGGCGCGGCGCGGTCAGATCGGGTGGTTTGATGCGATCGGCCGCCAGAATCCTGCGGCAGCCACGCCGATGGCGCATGACAGCATCTTCCGCATCTTCTCGATGACCAAGCCGATCGTCTCGGTCGGCATCATGATGCTGGTCGAGGACGGCCACTTCATCCTGGGCGATCCCGTCGCAAAGTTCATTCCGGAGTTTGCCGAGCAGAAGGTCGGCGTCGACAACAACGGCAAGCTCGACCTGGTACCGGCCAGGCGGCAGATGACCGTTCAGGACCTGTTGCGGCACACGTCGGGCCTGACCTACGACCACACCGGCAACGGCCTGGTCCAGCAGCTCTACCAGCAGTCGCGGCTGCGCAGCCGCAAGATCACCAACGCCGAGCACGCGACCATGCTCGCCGGCATGCCGCTGATCTGCCAGCCGGGCGCCCAATGGAACTACAGCCGCTCGACCGACGTGCTCGGCCGCATCATCGAGGTCGTCTCCGGAAAATCGCTTGGCGCCTTCCTGACCGAACGCATCCTGGCGCCGCTGCAGATGACCGAGACCGCGTTCCACACCGGCGAAGCCAACGCCGGCCGCCTCGCCGAACCGTTCCCGACCGATCCGTGGAACGGCGACAACGTGCAGCTCTTCAACATGCTGGAGAAGCCGGTGATGGAATCCGGCGGCGGAGGCATGGTCTCGACCACGATGGACTATGCGCGGTTCTGCCAGATGCTGCTCAATGGCGGCGCGCTCGACGGCAACAGGATCATCGGCCGCAAGACGCTGGAGCTGATGGTCTCAGACCATCTCAGCGCCGGCGTCAAGGTCGACTCGCCGCTGATGCCGCCCGGCCACGGTTTTGGCCTCGGCTTCGCGGTTCGCACTCACCGAGGCATCGCGCCGTTCCCGGGCTCGCTCGGCCAGTTCTTCTGGAGCGGCATGGCCGGCACGTTCTTCTTCATCGATCCCGCGGAAGAGCTGTTCACGGTGTTCATGATGCAGGGCCCCGGCCAGCGCGAATATATCCGCAATATGCTGCGGGGTTTGGTGTACGCCGCGGTGGAATGA
- a CDS encoding SDR family NAD(P)-dependent oxidoreductase, producing MSLFDMTGKVAVITGSTRGIGRAIAERMAEHGAKVVISSRKQDVCDQVTKEVNEKFGKGTAVAIAANISSKENLQNLVDESNRAFGKIDVLVCNAASNPYYGPLGGISDDQFRKILDNNIVANNWLINMVVPQMIERKDGSIVIVSSIGGLKGSTVLGAYAISKAADMQLARNLACEYGKHNIRVNCIAPGLIKTDFAKALWDNPETLKASTARSPLLRIGVPDEIAGAAVLMGSKAGDFMTGQTIVIDGGATIS from the coding sequence ATGAGCTTGTTCGATATGACCGGGAAAGTCGCCGTCATCACCGGCTCCACGCGCGGCATCGGCCGTGCCATCGCCGAGCGCATGGCCGAACACGGCGCCAAGGTCGTGATCTCCTCGCGCAAGCAGGACGTCTGCGACCAGGTGACCAAGGAGGTCAACGAAAAATTCGGCAAAGGGACAGCGGTTGCGATCGCGGCGAACATCTCGAGCAAGGAAAATTTGCAGAACCTGGTCGACGAATCCAACCGTGCATTCGGCAAGATCGACGTGCTGGTCTGCAACGCCGCGTCCAATCCCTATTACGGTCCGCTCGGCGGCATTTCCGACGACCAGTTCCGAAAAATCCTGGACAATAACATCGTCGCCAACAACTGGCTGATCAACATGGTGGTGCCGCAGATGATCGAGCGCAAGGACGGCTCGATCGTGATCGTATCCTCGATCGGCGGCCTGAAGGGTTCGACCGTGCTCGGCGCCTACGCGATCTCGAAGGCGGCCGACATGCAGCTCGCGCGCAACCTCGCCTGCGAATACGGCAAGCATAATATCCGCGTGAACTGCATCGCGCCCGGCCTGATCAAGACCGATTTCGCCAAGGCGCTGTGGGACAATCCGGAGACGCTGAAGGCATCCACGGCGCGTTCGCCGCTGTTGCGTATCGGCGTGCCCGACGAGATCGCGGGCGCCGCGGTGCTGATGGGATCGAAGGCGGGTGACTTCATGACCGGCCAGACCATCGTGATCGACGGTGGCGCGACGATCAGTTGA
- a CDS encoding histidine phosphatase family protein: MSNPGKSLTVTTRWWWIRHAPVREDNGCIYGQKDLGCDTTDRVVFEAVGKILPRNAIWYASNLKRTHQTANAIWAAGFPKPSDMPHVNAFAEQHLGQWQGMNRAAFLASRPIGSSHWFAAIDELPPGGESFMDLYSRTCGAIERINAEQAGRDVIVVAHGGTIRAAVGLALGGQPEKGLAFDIDNCSVTRLDHLSSANHTGWRLPMVNQQPWIADASHNAMHQPAGPEVEPPSTKLG; the protein is encoded by the coding sequence ATGTCCAATCCAGGCAAATCGTTGACGGTCACGACACGATGGTGGTGGATACGCCACGCGCCGGTGCGCGAAGACAACGGCTGCATCTACGGGCAGAAGGATCTCGGCTGCGACACCACCGATCGCGTCGTGTTCGAGGCGGTCGGAAAGATCCTGCCGCGCAACGCGATCTGGTATGCAAGCAATTTGAAGCGCACGCATCAGACCGCAAACGCGATCTGGGCTGCAGGCTTCCCCAAGCCATCAGACATGCCGCACGTGAACGCGTTTGCCGAGCAGCATCTCGGGCAATGGCAGGGCATGAACCGCGCGGCATTCCTCGCGAGCCGGCCGATCGGCAGCAGCCACTGGTTTGCGGCGATCGACGAGCTCCCGCCCGGCGGCGAGAGCTTTATGGACCTCTATAGCCGCACGTGCGGTGCGATCGAGCGCATCAACGCCGAGCAGGCGGGCAGGGACGTCATCGTTGTCGCGCATGGCGGCACGATCAGGGCCGCGGTCGGGCTTGCACTCGGCGGTCAGCCGGAGAAAGGTCTCGCCTTCGATATCGACAATTGTTCGGTGACGCGGCTCGATCATCTCTCAAGCGCCAATCACACCGGCTGGCGGCTGCCGATGGTCAACCAGCAGCCGTGGATCGCGGACGCCTCGCACAACGCCATGCATCAGCCGGCGGGACCGGAGGTCGAGCCGCCGTCGACGAAACTTGGCTGA
- a CDS encoding SDR family NAD(P)-dependent oxidoreductase translates to MGRLEGKSVVITGAGSGIGRAASVLFSREGAKLVIVDRTEGVKDTAKLVSDAGGTVEAVMADAGSEADVKAFIDKAVAKYGRLDAIWANAGVSGGLVPLAEQTVDHWQEVLRVNLIGPFLAIKHSMPHMIKQKSGSIVCTASVAGLKAGASGHPYGASKAGVISLVQTTAYSLSGTGVRINAVCPGLIETGMTKPVFDRAKERGTQDKIGQLNPLKRAGQPHELAAMGLFLASDDASYVNGQAIPVDGGLTASMPYTGKPV, encoded by the coding sequence ATGGGCCGCCTCGAAGGCAAATCCGTCGTCATCACAGGTGCTGGAAGCGGCATCGGGCGCGCCGCGTCGGTGCTGTTTTCCAGGGAGGGGGCGAAGCTCGTTATCGTCGACCGCACCGAGGGCGTGAAGGACACCGCAAAACTCGTCAGCGACGCCGGAGGCACGGTCGAGGCCGTGATGGCGGACGCGGGGTCGGAGGCCGACGTGAAGGCCTTCATCGACAAGGCGGTGGCGAAATATGGCAGGCTCGATGCGATCTGGGCCAATGCCGGCGTCAGCGGCGGGCTGGTGCCGCTCGCCGAGCAGACCGTCGACCATTGGCAGGAAGTTCTGCGCGTCAATCTGATCGGCCCCTTCCTCGCCATCAAGCATTCGATGCCGCACATGATCAAGCAGAAGTCCGGCTCGATCGTCTGCACCGCCTCCGTCGCGGGCCTCAAGGCCGGCGCCAGCGGTCACCCCTACGGCGCCAGCAAGGCCGGCGTCATCAGCCTGGTGCAGACCACCGCCTACTCGCTGTCCGGCACCGGCGTGCGCATCAACGCGGTATGCCCCGGCCTGATCGAAACCGGCATGACCAAGCCGGTGTTCGACCGCGCCAAGGAGCGCGGCACCCAGGACAAGATCGGCCAGCTCAATCCCTTGAAGCGCGCCGGCCAGCCGCACGAACTCGCGGCGATGGGATTGTTCCTCGCCAGCGACGACGCCTCCTATGTCAACGGCCAGGCGATCCCGGTCGACGGCGGCCTCACCGCGTCGATGCCGTATACGGGAAAGCCGGTTTAA
- a CDS encoding NIPSNAP family protein yields the protein MIQQLRIYEIFEKNKAAFHARFRDHAARIMQTRYGFRIVAMWETKFGDKTEFAYLLEWPDDAAKTAAWSAFMVDTEWSDIKRVTHAEHGLMVGQIEDRLLAPTDYSPAKGRSLLAASA from the coding sequence ATGATCCAGCAACTGCGCATCTACGAAATATTCGAAAAGAACAAGGCCGCGTTCCACGCCCGCTTTCGCGATCACGCCGCGCGCATCATGCAAACCAGATACGGTTTCCGGATCGTCGCGATGTGGGAAACCAAATTCGGCGACAAGACCGAGTTTGCCTATCTGCTGGAGTGGCCCGACGATGCGGCCAAGACCGCTGCATGGTCGGCCTTCATGGTTGATACCGAATGGTCCGACATCAAGCGCGTGACGCATGCGGAACACGGCTTGATGGTTGGCCAGATCGAGGATCGCTTGCTGGCGCCGACGGACTATTCGCCGGCGAAGGGCAGGAGCCTTCTTGCGGCATCAGCGTAG
- a CDS encoding DMT family transporter has translation MALSPNIRGSLLMAVSMAAFTMNDSITKAVSSEMNFGQVMLVRGLFAILLVAAFAWHQGALRPLRTLMLKPVALRVFGEIGGTISFMAAVVHLPLANTSAIFQALPLAITLGAAVIFREPVGWRRWSAIVAGFIGVLIIVRPGLAGFSQYSVFALVSVAFCALRDLATRGIPAKIPSLFITLLTTVTVTAAGGAILVPLGGWTPPSANALGLQAIAAVLLLIGYQCIITALRSGDISAVAPFRYSALLWAMLLGYLVFGDVPDAMMVTGAAIIVLSGLYAFYRERIRHRALAAESSGFPPDGL, from the coding sequence TTGGCACTCTCTCCGAATATTCGCGGCAGCCTGCTCATGGCGGTGTCCATGGCGGCGTTCACCATGAACGACTCCATCACCAAGGCGGTGTCGTCAGAGATGAACTTCGGCCAAGTGATGCTGGTGCGCGGGCTGTTCGCGATTCTGCTGGTCGCGGCCTTCGCGTGGCATCAGGGCGCACTGCGTCCGCTGCGCACGCTGATGCTCAAGCCCGTGGCGCTGCGGGTGTTCGGCGAAATCGGAGGCACGATCTCGTTCATGGCGGCGGTCGTGCATCTGCCGCTCGCCAATACCTCGGCGATCTTCCAGGCGCTGCCGCTGGCGATCACGCTCGGCGCCGCGGTAATCTTCCGCGAGCCGGTCGGCTGGCGGCGCTGGTCGGCGATCGTGGCCGGCTTCATCGGCGTGCTCATCATCGTGCGGCCGGGGCTGGCGGGCTTCAGCCAGTATTCGGTGTTCGCGCTGGTGTCGGTCGCGTTCTGCGCGCTCCGCGATCTCGCGACCCGAGGGATACCCGCCAAGATCCCGTCACTGTTCATCACCTTGCTGACGACCGTAACCGTGACGGCGGCCGGCGGCGCCATCCTCGTTCCGCTCGGGGGCTGGACGCCGCCATCCGCCAACGCGCTTGGCCTGCAGGCGATAGCCGCCGTGCTGCTGCTGATCGGCTACCAATGCATCATCACGGCGTTGCGCTCCGGCGATATCTCGGCGGTGGCGCCCTTCCGCTATTCTGCGCTGCTGTGGGCAATGCTGCTCGGCTATCTCGTGTTCGGCGACGTGCCCGACGCGATGATGGTGACCGGGGCTGCGATCATCGTGCTGTCCGGCCTCTACGCCTTCTATCGCGAGCGCATCCGTCACCGCGCGCTGGCGGCGGAATCATCCGGCTTTCCGCCCGACGGGTTGTGA
- a CDS encoding phosphotransferase family protein, whose translation MADGVRKDEEFSGTKEVEERHRIDEASLERWMREHVEGYQGPLTVLQFKGGQSNPTYKLETPARSYVMRRKPFGKLLPSAHAVDREFRVIAALGKQGFPVARAYALCTDDSVIGAVFYIMSMEDGRVFWDPTLPSQTPENRRKIFTSKIETLAKLHVFDPEKIGLGDFGKPGNYFARQIDRWTKQYRASETQHIPEFEKVAEWLPRTVPVQKRVSIVHGDYRLDNMIFHATEPRVQAVLDWELSTLGDPMADFTYLLMQWTMPGLANADLKALNIPSVEEAAQIYCNVTGTEVPDLNWYFAYNMFRLAGITQGIAGRIRDGTAANAKALESAARTVPLSKSSWEYAQKAGAT comes from the coding sequence GTGGCGGACGGCGTCAGGAAAGACGAAGAGTTCTCGGGCACCAAGGAAGTCGAGGAGCGTCATCGCATTGACGAAGCGAGCCTCGAGCGCTGGATGCGCGAGCATGTCGAGGGCTATCAGGGGCCGCTGACCGTCCTGCAGTTCAAGGGCGGCCAGTCCAACCCGACTTACAAGCTCGAAACGCCTGCGCGATCCTACGTGATGCGCCGAAAACCGTTCGGCAAATTGCTGCCGTCGGCACATGCGGTCGACCGCGAGTTCCGCGTCATCGCAGCGCTCGGCAAGCAAGGCTTTCCGGTCGCGAGAGCTTACGCGCTGTGTACCGACGATAGCGTGATCGGCGCCGTCTTCTACATCATGTCGATGGAAGACGGTCGCGTGTTCTGGGACCCGACGCTGCCGAGCCAGACGCCGGAAAACCGGCGCAAGATCTTCACCAGCAAGATCGAGACGCTGGCAAAACTCCACGTCTTTGACCCGGAGAAAATCGGGCTCGGCGATTTCGGCAAGCCCGGCAATTATTTCGCGCGCCAGATTGATCGCTGGACCAAGCAATACCGCGCCTCCGAAACGCAGCACATTCCGGAATTCGAGAAGGTGGCGGAGTGGCTGCCGCGAACCGTGCCGGTGCAGAAGCGCGTTTCCATCGTCCACGGCGACTATCGCCTCGACAACATGATTTTCCACGCGACGGAACCGCGCGTGCAGGCGGTGCTGGATTGGGAGCTGTCCACGCTCGGCGACCCCATGGCCGACTTCACCTATCTGTTGATGCAGTGGACCATGCCGGGGCTGGCCAACGCCGATCTCAAGGCGCTGAACATTCCGAGCGTGGAGGAGGCCGCGCAGATCTATTGCAACGTCACCGGCACGGAAGTGCCCGACCTCAACTGGTACTTCGCCTATAACATGTTCCGCCTGGCGGGCATCACGCAGGGTATCGCCGGTCGTATTCGCGACGGCACCGCGGCGAACGCCAAGGCGCTGGAATCGGCGGCGCGCACGGTGCCGCTGTCGAAGTCTTCCTGGGAATACGCTCAGAAGGCCGGCGCGACCTAA